Proteins from a genomic interval of Zingiber officinale cultivar Zhangliang chromosome 2A, Zo_v1.1, whole genome shotgun sequence:
- the LOC122040959 gene encoding uncharacterized protein LOC122040959 isoform X1, whose translation MEKGKKAANEITSSLRNLHLAPSPRSVAIASFPDSFSLSLKKTKPPSLVNLCLGFLGQYLEDIIADISEIAAVFPSDIKLALVAIARRRQLLNDNLLVALAEVSWKILDISGSNVTDYGLKKVAEICTSLQAVDISHCDKITATGVSGLICHCQSLEILRCGGSPRSESTARRCVGILKPKLNNVEEESWEELENADIGSGAPSLRWLVWPKVDEASKATMAAECPRIIVNPQPSPFGFRGMQVPNEALVSVALDYSIIDGIDPKTWAVSGAARSTALKLPVSNETSELPIAERFRLAFLERDARLAPKRAKNARQHKRRAEREYLMSSSSAKSIMLASQASKLLHHRS comes from the exons ATggaaaaggggaagaaagcggccAACGAGATCACGTCGTCCCTCAGAAATCTCCATCTCGCGCCGAGCCCTCGATCCGTCGCTATCGCCTCCTTTCCCGATTCTTTCT CTTTATCATTGAAGAAAACTAAGCCTCCAAGTCTAGTCAACCTGTGCCTTGGATTTCTTGGTCAGTATTTGGAGGATATCATTGCTGATATTTCAGAGATAGCAGCAGTATTTCCATCAGATATCAAG TTGGCTTTGGTGGCTATTGCAAGGAGGAGACAGTTACTGAATGATAATCTTCTTGTTGCATTAGCTGAAGTTTCATGGAAGATTCTAGATATATCTGGATCCAATGTCACTGATTATGGTTTGAAAAAAGTTGCAGAGATTTGCACTAGTTTGCAGGCTGTCGATATTAG TCATTGCGACAAGATAACTGCTACTGGTGTGTCAGGCCTCATTTGTCACTGCCAATCATTGGAAATCTTGAGATGCGG GGGGTCTCCCAGGAGTGAATCTACTGCCCGTAGATGTGTTGGTATCTTGAAGCCTAAATTGAACAATGTGGAGGAAGAATCATGGGAGGAGCTTGAAAATGCTGACATCGGAAGTGGTGCCCCATCACTACGCTGGCTTGTATGG CCAAAGGTAGATGAGGCTTCAAAGGCAACAATGGCTGCTGAATGTCCCCGAATCATCGTAAATCCTCAACCCTCGCCCTTTGGCTTCCGAGGAATGCAAGTTCCAAATGAAGCACTGGTATCTGTAGCTCTGGACTATTCTATCATTGATGGCATTGATCCCAAAACCTGGGCTGTTTCAGGCGCTGCTAGAAGTACTGCCCTGAAGCTACCTGTTTCCAATGAGACATCAGAATTGCCTATAGCCGAACGCTTTAGGCTTGCATTTTTAGAGAGGGATGCGAGGTTGGCTCCTAAACGAGCAAAAAATGCGAGGCAACACAAGCGACGAGCCGAGAGGGAGTACTTAATGAGTAGTTCGAGTGCAAAGTCCATCATGCTTGCCTCCCAAGCTAGCAAATTGTTGCATCATAGAAGCTGA
- the LOC122040959 gene encoding uncharacterized protein LOC122040959 isoform X2 → MEKGKKAANEITSSLRNLHLAPSPRSVAIASFPDSFSEVSWKILDISGSNVTDYGLKKVAEICTSLQAVDISHCDKITATGVSGLICHCQSLEILRCGGSPRSESTARRCVGILKPKLNNVEEESWEELENADIGSGAPSLRWLVWPKVDEASKATMAAECPRIIVNPQPSPFGFRGMQVPNEALVSVALDYSIIDGIDPKTWAVSGAARSTALKLPVSNETSELPIAERFRLAFLERDARLAPKRAKNARQHKRRAEREYLMSSSSAKSIMLASQASKLLHHRS, encoded by the exons ATggaaaaggggaagaaagcggccAACGAGATCACGTCGTCCCTCAGAAATCTCCATCTCGCGCCGAGCCCTCGATCCGTCGCTATCGCCTCCTTTCCCGATTCTTTCT CTGAAGTTTCATGGAAGATTCTAGATATATCTGGATCCAATGTCACTGATTATGGTTTGAAAAAAGTTGCAGAGATTTGCACTAGTTTGCAGGCTGTCGATATTAG TCATTGCGACAAGATAACTGCTACTGGTGTGTCAGGCCTCATTTGTCACTGCCAATCATTGGAAATCTTGAGATGCGG GGGGTCTCCCAGGAGTGAATCTACTGCCCGTAGATGTGTTGGTATCTTGAAGCCTAAATTGAACAATGTGGAGGAAGAATCATGGGAGGAGCTTGAAAATGCTGACATCGGAAGTGGTGCCCCATCACTACGCTGGCTTGTATGG CCAAAGGTAGATGAGGCTTCAAAGGCAACAATGGCTGCTGAATGTCCCCGAATCATCGTAAATCCTCAACCCTCGCCCTTTGGCTTCCGAGGAATGCAAGTTCCAAATGAAGCACTGGTATCTGTAGCTCTGGACTATTCTATCATTGATGGCATTGATCCCAAAACCTGGGCTGTTTCAGGCGCTGCTAGAAGTACTGCCCTGAAGCTACCTGTTTCCAATGAGACATCAGAATTGCCTATAGCCGAACGCTTTAGGCTTGCATTTTTAGAGAGGGATGCGAGGTTGGCTCCTAAACGAGCAAAAAATGCGAGGCAACACAAGCGACGAGCCGAGAGGGAGTACTTAATGAGTAGTTCGAGTGCAAAGTCCATCATGCTTGCCTCCCAAGCTAGCAAATTGTTGCATCATAGAAGCTGA